A stretch of the Orcinus orca chromosome 1, mOrcOrc1.1, whole genome shotgun sequence genome encodes the following:
- the MYOG gene encoding myogenin — protein sequence MELYETSPYFYQEPHFYDGENYLPVHLQGFEPPGYERTELSLSPEARVPLEDKGLGTPEHCPGQCLPWACKVCKRKSVSVDRRRAATLREKRRLKKVNEAFEALKRSTLLNPNQRLPKVEILRSAIQYIERLQALLSSLNQEERDLRYRGGGGPQPGVPSECSSHSASCSPEWGSALEFGPNPGDHLLTADPTDVHNLHSLTSIVDSITVEDVAVAFPDETMPN from the exons ATGGAGCTGTATGAGACATCCCCCTACTTCTACCAGGAACCCCACTTCTATGACGGGGAAAACTACCTGCCCGTCCACCTCCAGGGCTTCGAGCCACCGGGCTATGAGCGGACTGAGCTCAGCCTGAGCCCCGAGGCCCGAGTGCCCCTCGAAGACAAGGGGCTAGGGACCCCCGAGCACTGCCCAGGCCAGTGCCTGCCGTGGGCGTGTAAGGTGTGCAAGAGGAAGTCGGTGTCTGTGGACCGGCGGCGGGCGGCCACGCTGAGGGAGAAGCGCAGGCTCAAGAAGGTGAATGAGGCCTTTGAGGCCCTGAAGAGGAGCACCCTGCTCAACCCCAACCAGCGGCTGCCCAAGGTGGAGATCCTGCGCAGTGCCATCCAGTACATCGAGCGCCTGCAGGCCCTGCTCAGCTCCCTCAACCAGGAGGAGCGCGATCTCCGCTACCGAGGCGGGGGCGGACCCCAACCAGGG GTGCCCAGTGAATGCAGCTCCCATAGTGCCTCCTGCAGTCCAGAGTGGGGCAGTGCACTGGAGTTTGGTCCCAACCCAGGGG ATCATCTGCTCACAGCTGACCCTACGGATGTCCACAATCTGCACTCCCTCACCTCCATCGTGGACAGCATCACCGTGGAGGATGTCGCCGTGGCCTTCCCAGATGAAACCATGCCCAACTGA